A genomic segment from Vagococcus zengguangii encodes:
- the rimI gene encoding ribosomal protein S18-alanine N-acetyltransferase — protein sequence MWKKSDLLKTVKRVIKQDHFMIQDTVAALTHITYRSVRLDEIKTLQAIQKTVYPDRAAWSRYAFLAELNGKHPVHYLVADCQGQLVGFGGIRIEESHAHVTNLAVLPELQGNGIGSELITQLLAFAEGYQVTSITLEVRASNEKAQRLYKSLGFKLSTTKNSYYRDGEDAYLMVLTKEVVGGHSD from the coding sequence ATGTGGAAAAAGTCTGATCTACTAAAAACGGTTAAACGTGTCATCAAACAAGATCATTTTATGATTCAAGATACGGTTGCGGCGTTAACACACATTACGTATCGTTCAGTACGCCTTGATGAAATCAAAACGTTACAAGCTATTCAGAAGACGGTTTACCCAGACCGGGCAGCGTGGAGTCGTTATGCCTTTTTAGCGGAATTAAATGGTAAGCATCCCGTTCATTATTTAGTGGCTGATTGCCAAGGTCAATTGGTTGGATTTGGTGGTATTCGTATTGAAGAAAGTCATGCGCACGTAACGAATTTGGCTGTTTTACCTGAGCTACAAGGCAATGGAATTGGAAGTGAGCTAATAACACAATTATTGGCGTTTGCTGAAGGGTACCAAGTGACAAGTATTACGCTTGAAGTTCGGGCAAGTAATGAAAAAGCTCAGCGTTTATACAAATCTTTGGGATTCAAATTATCAACGACGAAAAACAGCTATTATCGTGATGGCGAAGACGCGTATTTGATGGTTTTAACCAAAGAAGTGGTAGGTGGACATAGTGACTAA
- a CDS encoding sigma-70 family RNA polymerase sigma factor yields MEKLVKKAMRGHAKAFEELLIAHQEQLYRTAYLYAGNQQDSLDIVQDTAYKAFNSIKNLKEPAYFKTWLIRILINTALEQQRKKAKIVYLDDEIAPSIFEQSVASDNQLDTKLTLIESLNHLKSDYKEVLILHYYHDLSIKEISQVLAKPEGTIKTNLFRGRQQLKEQLEGEGGYERKID; encoded by the coding sequence AAAGCGATGCGAGGTCATGCTAAAGCGTTCGAAGAATTATTAATCGCTCATCAAGAGCAACTGTATCGAACCGCTTATTTATATGCCGGCAATCAACAAGATAGTTTAGATATTGTGCAAGATACGGCATATAAGGCTTTCAACTCAATTAAAAATTTAAAAGAACCAGCTTATTTCAAAACATGGTTAATTAGAATTTTGATTAACACTGCTTTGGAACAACAACGAAAAAAAGCTAAAATAGTCTATCTTGATGATGAAATAGCACCTAGTATTTTTGAACAGAGTGTCGCAAGTGATAACCAATTAGATACGAAATTAACACTTATCGAAAGCCTTAACCACTTGAAATCAGATTATAAAGAGGTCCTGATTTTGCACTATTATCATGATTTAAGTATCAAAGAAATTAGTCAAGTCCTCGCCAAACCGGAAGGAACAATTAAGACCAATTTATTTCGTGGTCGTCAACAGCTAAAAGAACAATTAGAAGGAGAAGGTGGATATGAAAGAAAAATTGATTAA
- the tsaD gene encoding tRNA (adenosine(37)-N6)-threonylcarbamoyltransferase complex transferase subunit TsaD, with protein sequence MEIFTKERRLVLAIESSCDETSVAVVEDGNKILSNIVASQVLSHQRFGGVVPEVASRHHVEQIISCLDEALVEAKVTVEELSAVAVTEGPGLVGALLIGLSAAKAFAFANGLPLIPVNHMAGHIYAARFVEEMQFPLMALLVSGGHTELVYMPADGEFEIIGETRDDAAGEAYDKVGRVLGLKYPSGKEIDEMAHIGQDVYHFPRAMIKEDHYDFSFSGLKSSFINRVHNAEQKGEELSKVDLAASFQASVVEVLVNKTVRACQNFEVKQLIVAGGVAANQGLRNAMTETMQQQLPDVKVIFPPLKLCGDNAAMIGSAAFAAISKEQTADMYLNATPSLILGE encoded by the coding sequence ATGGAAATATTTACGAAAGAGCGTCGTCTAGTTTTAGCGATTGAATCGAGCTGTGATGAAACGAGTGTTGCGGTGGTCGAAGACGGTAATAAAATATTATCTAATATTGTAGCGTCACAAGTGTTGTCCCACCAACGTTTCGGAGGGGTAGTTCCTGAAGTCGCAAGTCGTCACCATGTGGAGCAAATTATTTCGTGTTTAGATGAAGCACTTGTAGAAGCTAAGGTAACGGTCGAGGAGTTGAGTGCTGTTGCGGTAACAGAAGGGCCGGGATTAGTGGGTGCTCTGTTAATTGGCTTAAGTGCGGCCAAAGCGTTTGCCTTTGCTAATGGCTTACCATTAATTCCTGTGAATCACATGGCAGGCCATATTTATGCGGCGCGTTTTGTCGAAGAAATGCAGTTTCCATTAATGGCGTTACTAGTTAGTGGTGGCCACACGGAATTAGTTTATATGCCAGCAGATGGCGAGTTTGAAATTATCGGTGAGACACGCGATGACGCAGCTGGCGAAGCTTATGACAAAGTAGGGCGTGTTTTAGGCCTGAAATACCCAAGTGGTAAAGAAATTGATGAAATGGCACATATTGGACAAGATGTTTATCATTTTCCACGTGCGATGATTAAAGAAGATCATTATGACTTTAGTTTTAGTGGGCTAAAGAGCTCGTTTATTAATCGTGTTCATAATGCGGAACAAAAAGGTGAGGAACTATCTAAGGTTGATTTAGCAGCTAGTTTTCAAGCAAGTGTCGTAGAAGTTTTAGTGAATAAAACAGTTCGTGCTTGTCAAAACTTTGAGGTGAAGCAGTTAATTGTTGCAGGTGGCGTGGCTGCCAATCAAGGGTTAAGAAATGCGATGACGGAAACGATGCAACAGCAATTACCAGACGTTAAGGTGATATTCCCGCCACTAAAGTTGTGTGGAGATAACGCTGCGATGATCGGTTCAGCCGCCTTTGCAGCTATTAGCAAAGAACAAACAGCAGATATGTATTTGAATGCGACACCTAGTCTGATATTAGGTGAGTAG
- the nagB gene encoding glucosamine-6-phosphate deaminase, translating to MQLITVKDQFEGGKKAFEILNEEMQANRVNVLGLATGSTPITFYEEIVKSDLDFSEVTSVNLDEYIGLAKSDDQSYDYFMHEHLFNVKPFKENFLPDGLATDVEAECQRYDEVLKAHPVDIQILGIGENAHIGFNEPGSSFEAGTQKVALTESTIEANSRNFEKIEDVPTHAISMGIKSIMAAKKIILLAYGEKKAEAIKNTIEGPITEDVPSSVLQRHQDVIIIADEAATSLLTK from the coding sequence ATGCAACTAATTACTGTTAAAGATCAATTTGAAGGTGGAAAAAAAGCGTTCGAAATTTTAAATGAAGAAATGCAAGCAAATCGTGTGAACGTATTAGGGTTAGCTACAGGTAGCACACCAATTACTTTTTATGAAGAAATTGTTAAAAGTGATTTAGACTTTTCAGAAGTTACATCCGTTAACTTAGATGAATATATTGGTTTAGCGAAATCTGATGATCAAAGCTATGATTATTTTATGCATGAACATTTATTTAATGTCAAACCATTTAAAGAAAATTTTTTACCAGATGGTTTAGCGACAGACGTTGAAGCGGAGTGCCAACGTTATGATGAAGTTTTAAAAGCTCATCCAGTTGATATTCAAATTTTAGGAATCGGTGAAAATGCGCATATTGGGTTTAATGAACCTGGTTCTTCATTTGAAGCTGGGACTCAGAAAGTAGCATTAACTGAATCAACAATTGAAGCGAACAGCCGTAACTTTGAAAAAATTGAAGATGTACCAACACATGCGATTTCAATGGGAATTAAATCAATTATGGCCGCTAAAAAAATTATTTTACTAGCTTATGGCGAGAAAAAAGCTGAAGCGATTAAAAATACAATTGAAGGTCCAATTACTGAAGATGTACCAAGTAGTGTGCTACAACGCCATCAAGATGTGATTATTATTGCAGATGAAGCGGCAACCTCATTATTAACTAAATAA
- a CDS encoding hexose kinase, translating to MIVSVTLNPTVELVYDLESLNINGVTRTNHVNKFPSGKGLNVSRVATLMGYDNIATGLLGDNLKQVVESSLDEDGMHHQFFQISGQTRNSVAVLHDGQQTEILEEGPTITADEANAFIEHYDTLIADAQVVALAGSLPQGLTPDYYIDLMHRAQKKQAKVIIDASGSTLKEVLASPINPFAIKPNLDEIQELSGQTIDTRDYQAIIQLLDDAIFEGIELIVISMGADGAFVKYGQRYFKASVPSIEVENAVGSGDSTVAGIAIALDQNEDIETLIKRAMTLGTLNALEKRTGYVTKENYPKYFDQTTVTEIKRT from the coding sequence ATGATAGTGAGTGTAACACTAAATCCAACCGTTGAATTAGTTTACGATTTAGAAAGTTTAAATATAAATGGGGTAACGAGAACCAATCACGTTAATAAATTTCCAAGCGGTAAAGGCTTAAATGTATCAAGAGTCGCAACCTTAATGGGATATGACAATATTGCTACTGGTTTATTAGGTGATAATTTAAAACAAGTGGTGGAATCTTCACTAGACGAAGATGGCATGCACCATCAGTTTTTCCAAATTAGTGGGCAAACACGTAATTCGGTGGCGGTTTTACATGATGGTCAGCAAACGGAAATTTTAGAAGAGGGGCCAACTATTACTGCTGACGAAGCGAACGCTTTTATTGAACATTATGATACATTGATTGCAGATGCTCAAGTCGTGGCACTCGCAGGGAGTCTGCCACAAGGTTTAACACCGGATTATTACATCGACTTAATGCACCGCGCTCAAAAAAAGCAAGCAAAAGTTATTATTGATGCTTCTGGTAGCACCTTAAAAGAAGTCTTAGCTTCTCCTATTAATCCATTTGCGATTAAACCTAACCTTGACGAAATCCAAGAATTATCTGGACAAACCATTGACACTCGTGACTATCAAGCCATTATTCAACTACTTGATGACGCCATTTTTGAAGGCATTGAATTAATCGTTATCTCAATGGGCGCTGATGGAGCGTTTGTAAAATACGGACAGCGTTACTTTAAAGCTAGTGTCCCTTCGATTGAAGTCGAAAACGCTGTTGGTAGCGGTGACTCAACGGTTGCTGGTATCGCTATTGCACTCGACCAAAACGAAGACATCGAAACATTGATTAAACGCGCGATGACGTTAGGAACGCTTAATGCATTAGAAAAACGAACAGGTTATGTTACCAAAGAAAATTATCCTAAATACTTTGATCAAACAACTGTAACTGAAATAAAGAGAACTTAG
- the tsaB gene encoding tRNA (adenosine(37)-N6)-threonylcarbamoyltransferase complex dimerization subunit type 1 TsaB, which translates to MKILSLDTSNQTLSLAVLEDERVLASYSSSVNKNHSVTLMPMIETLLGQIKMSPKEIDRIVVAKGPGSYTGLRIGVTTAKTLAWTLQAELVGISSLANLAASVGKVPGLIVPLFDARRGNVYAGVYQWQGQELMAIKDDQHIDLATLVAQLQNEAGTIIFVGELSEGLAQVIASSELTNYQLELNPVLNSAFLGKMGYHATELENPSSLVPTYLKLVEAEEKWLETNPVLREDYVEKV; encoded by the coding sequence ATGAAAATATTAAGTTTGGATACATCAAATCAAACATTAAGCCTAGCGGTGTTAGAAGATGAACGCGTCTTAGCCAGTTATTCATCGTCTGTTAATAAAAATCATAGCGTGACGTTAATGCCGATGATTGAAACCTTACTAGGACAGATAAAAATGAGTCCTAAAGAAATCGACCGTATTGTCGTAGCGAAAGGACCAGGTTCATATACGGGGTTGCGTATTGGCGTGACAACAGCTAAAACATTAGCGTGGACGTTGCAAGCTGAATTAGTGGGGATTTCTAGCTTGGCTAATTTAGCGGCGTCTGTGGGTAAAGTACCGGGACTAATTGTGCCTTTATTTGACGCGCGTCGTGGGAATGTCTATGCCGGAGTTTATCAATGGCAAGGCCAAGAGCTTATGGCGATTAAGGATGATCAGCATATTGATCTAGCCACTTTAGTAGCACAACTGCAAAATGAAGCAGGAACAATTATATTTGTGGGGGAATTATCTGAAGGGCTAGCACAAGTTATCGCATCAAGTGAATTAACCAATTATCAGCTTGAGTTAAATCCTGTATTAAATAGCGCCTTTCTTGGCAAAATGGGCTATCATGCAACAGAATTAGAGAATCCTTCAAGCCTTGTTCCAACGTATCTAAAATTGGTAGAAGCTGAAGAGAAATGGTTAGAAACTAATCCAGTATTGAGGGAAGATTATGTGGAAAAAGTCTGA
- the rimI gene encoding ribosomal protein S18-alanine N-acetyltransferase: MTNQQLAHALWQVSQQSFQYGSPWTLQQFVEDLEQGSSSWLLEKNADDELIGYLQYRVLFDEAEIYNLAIATAYKGQGLGRQLMMRLDTELGAQAVAQIFLEVRESNQLARAFYQKQGFVEVSTRKNYYHHPLENGLILMKELK, from the coding sequence GTGACTAATCAACAACTCGCACACGCTTTGTGGCAAGTGAGTCAACAGAGTTTTCAATATGGTTCACCGTGGACGTTACAACAATTTGTGGAGGATCTAGAACAAGGTTCTTCCTCGTGGTTACTTGAAAAAAATGCTGATGATGAGCTAATCGGTTATCTTCAGTATCGGGTGCTATTTGATGAAGCTGAAATTTACAATCTAGCAATTGCGACAGCTTATAAAGGTCAAGGACTGGGTAGACAGTTAATGATGCGTTTAGATACTGAATTAGGAGCACAAGCTGTCGCGCAAATTTTTTTAGAAGTCAGAGAAAGCAATCAACTCGCACGGGCTTTTTATCAGAAGCAAGGGTTTGTTGAAGTAAGTACTAGAAAAAATTACTATCACCATCCGTTAGAAAACGGCTTGATATTAATGAAGGAATTGAAATGA
- a CDS encoding DUF4179 domain-containing protein has protein sequence MKEKLIKSTIETITVPEEAVTQAIQLGISKGTSKQFRIKKRIKWVSFVAVAIAFIGISGFIVPSVAQVLADIPGVGKLYQKFGDPFGAELTKDAPH, from the coding sequence ATGAAAGAAAAATTGATTAAATCAACTATTGAAACAATAACGGTACCCGAAGAAGCGGTGACTCAAGCTATTCAATTAGGTATCTCAAAAGGAACCTCAAAGCAATTTCGAATCAAAAAAAGGATTAAATGGGTATCATTTGTGGCTGTAGCGATAGCTTTTATTGGTATTAGTGGGTTCATCGTACCGTCTGTTGCTCAAGTATTAGCGGATATTCCTGGTGTGGGAAAACTCTATCAGAAATTTGGCGATCCATTTGGGGCTGAATTAACTAAAGACGCGCCACATTAG